A stretch of Aureispira sp. CCB-E DNA encodes these proteins:
- a CDS encoding DUF2306 domain-containing protein, with the protein MKLNSSIPPMGYLSLLANVLKNIGKGIGLLFILSMAVVITVGSLKHFSPYTTPSTFLKTKQIHYSIYLPALYGHIVTSGCILVIGGLGFSRWIQTNAIQWHRRMGKAYVGLILFISAPSALIMAFYARGGWLINSCFFALSFLWWLFTWQAWMYIRKKNILQHRAFMLRSYALTLSAITLRWYTFFLGYLFNWYNLNSYTWVAWFSWVPNLIIVEYWIWANIKKKIKPTNNAS; encoded by the coding sequence ATGAAGCTGAATTCATCAATACCACCTATGGGGTATTTGTCGCTGCTGGCTAATGTTCTCAAAAATATTGGAAAAGGTATTGGGCTACTGTTCATTTTATCGATGGCTGTTGTGATTACAGTTGGTAGCCTCAAGCACTTTTCTCCTTACACGACCCCTTCTACTTTCTTAAAAACTAAACAAATACATTATTCTATTTATCTACCTGCTTTGTATGGTCATATTGTAACTAGTGGCTGTATTTTGGTCATTGGTGGCTTGGGTTTTAGCCGTTGGATTCAAACCAATGCTATACAATGGCATCGTAGAATGGGGAAAGCTTATGTAGGACTTATTTTATTTATTTCAGCTCCTTCCGCCTTAATCATGGCATTCTATGCACGTGGAGGTTGGCTGATTAACAGTTGTTTTTTTGCTTTATCTTTTTTATGGTGGTTATTCACTTGGCAAGCTTGGATGTATATTCGCAAGAAAAATATCCTCCAACATCGAGCATTTATGTTACGCAGTTACGCTTTAACCTTATCTGCTATTACCTTACGTTGGTATACCTTCTTCTTGGGGTATTTATTCAATTGGTACAACCTAAATAGTTATACTTGGGTTGCGTGGTTTAGTTGGGTTCCTAATCTAATTATTGTTGAGTATTGGATATGGGCAAATATTAAGAAGAAAATAAAACCTACCAATAATGCTTCTTAG
- a CDS encoding MarC family protein, translating into MSEFITTFFFLIAVIDPLGSVPVYLEATKNFDKVQQQKIAIRAAGIAFCILLFFIIIGQLILEGMEVSLDAFQISGGVILFLFALSMIFGDSKPEEEINRITDYNHVTIFPVAMPSIASPGAIMAVVLMTDNHHYSIQQQAVTTLIVLIVIALTGLILLAANAVQEKIGNYGIIVISKIMGLILAAYAVQSILTGIKHFFFK; encoded by the coding sequence ATGTCTGAATTTATCACGACCTTTTTCTTTTTGATTGCCGTTATTGATCCCCTCGGTTCTGTTCCTGTTTATTTAGAAGCTACTAAAAACTTTGATAAAGTCCAACAACAAAAAATTGCAATTCGTGCTGCAGGAATTGCCTTTTGTATCTTATTGTTTTTTATTATAATAGGACAATTAATTCTAGAAGGAATGGAAGTTTCTTTGGATGCTTTTCAAATATCAGGAGGTGTGATTTTGTTTCTATTTGCGCTCAGTATGATTTTTGGAGACAGCAAACCTGAGGAAGAAATCAATCGAATAACAGATTATAATCATGTTACTATATTTCCCGTAGCAATGCCTTCCATTGCTTCTCCTGGGGCAATCATGGCTGTAGTTCTAATGACAGACAATCACCATTATAGCATTCAACAACAAGCTGTGACCACCCTGATTGTTCTAATTGTTATTGCGCTAACAGGTCTGATATTACTGGCAGCTAATGCTGTGCAGGAAAAAATTGGTAACTATGGGATTATTGTCATTAGTAAAATCATGGGACTAATTCTAGCAGCCTATGCTGTACAAAGTATTTTAACAGGCATCAAACACTTCTTTTTTAAATAA
- a CDS encoding YARHG domain-containing protein: MKNLWPLLLLISFYFYQCASTETSQEAPFQATSADSIQFSKENTAPTIKLVETQRSNINLKTIAARTAAFEKQFGAFHQHIPYTMFINNQLYFIVATGDWKEDNWKDSNQNAAPKGSYKVGLVNELNETIIPIKYDKIYNMGGVAPNLMEVELDGKLGAYDIVGNELLKAEFDGIYPCNNVKNAWVQVRKGDQFGWLRTSGEVSLDTMSHYNKALFKAQSVANLLTNWSFDSNSETLIPIFKTQRTFQKDSRVQQEALLVLPSYLYQLGLVPEFRTEWSPFVRNGPGNGETTATIETARKTGNNQTVISAFKQYIADPRGYYEERNDIITVNEKMEKIDVLSIEHYGIQGPCSPNIRFRFIDDNTLEVMMIKAAHHPTYTMMTTYTYHHISANGKISSIDVKGLYPFTRILKITDFYFKGCFSRDLTEEERATVKEDDYLNFANLEHLTIDDLDVMRNEIYAAHGYIFTKKKWQDYFAKQAWYTPQFKNVDDQLSEIEKHNIRAILNQKKKMEGHEAEFINTTYGVFVAAG, from the coding sequence ATGAAAAATTTATGGCCACTACTTCTATTGATAAGCTTCTATTTTTATCAATGTGCTAGTACTGAAACTAGTCAAGAAGCCCCCTTTCAAGCAACAAGTGCAGATAGTATACAATTTTCTAAAGAAAATACTGCTCCTACCATCAAGTTGGTAGAAACACAACGATCTAACATCAATTTAAAGACGATTGCTGCCCGTACAGCTGCTTTTGAAAAACAATTTGGAGCATTTCACCAACACATTCCTTACACCATGTTCATCAACAACCAACTGTATTTTATTGTTGCTACGGGGGATTGGAAGGAAGACAATTGGAAGGATTCAAATCAAAATGCAGCTCCCAAAGGCTCTTATAAAGTAGGTTTGGTCAATGAATTGAACGAAACGATTATCCCAATAAAATATGATAAAATCTACAACATGGGTGGTGTTGCCCCCAATCTTATGGAAGTGGAATTGGATGGTAAACTAGGAGCTTATGACATTGTTGGCAATGAATTACTAAAAGCAGAGTTTGACGGCATTTATCCTTGTAACAATGTTAAAAATGCTTGGGTTCAAGTTAGAAAAGGGGATCAATTTGGTTGGCTTAGGACTTCTGGCGAAGTCTCACTAGATACTATGTCTCATTACAACAAAGCCCTTTTCAAAGCACAATCAGTGGCTAACCTTTTAACCAATTGGTCTTTTGATTCCAACTCAGAGACATTAATTCCAATTTTTAAAACACAAAGAACGTTTCAAAAAGATAGCCGTGTGCAACAAGAAGCCTTGTTAGTTCTTCCATCCTACCTCTACCAATTAGGATTGGTTCCTGAATTTAGAACAGAATGGAGTCCGTTTGTAAGGAATGGTCCTGGCAATGGCGAAACAACGGCAACCATCGAAACTGCTCGAAAAACAGGCAATAATCAAACCGTTATTAGTGCTTTTAAACAGTATATAGCCGACCCTCGTGGTTATTATGAAGAACGTAACGATATTATTACCGTCAATGAAAAAATGGAAAAAATAGATGTGCTGAGTATAGAACATTATGGTATACAAGGCCCTTGTTCTCCCAATATTCGTTTCCGTTTTATTGATGATAATACCTTAGAAGTAATGATGATTAAGGCAGCTCACCACCCAACTTATACGATGATGACAACTTATACTTATCATCATATTAGTGCCAATGGAAAAATTAGTTCTATTGACGTCAAAGGTCTGTATCCCTTTACTAGAATACTTAAAATTACAGATTTTTATTTTAAAGGCTGCTTTTCTCGTGACCTCACCGAGGAAGAACGAGCAACTGTAAAAGAAGATGATTATCTAAATTTTGCGAACTTAGAGCACCTTACTATTGACGACTTGGATGTAATGCGCAATGAAATTTATGCGGCGCATGGTTACATTTTTACAAAGAAAAAATGGCAAGATTATTTTGCAAAACAAGCATGGTATACCCCACAATTTAAAAATGTAGACGATCAATTAAGTGAAATAGAAAAACACAACATTCGTGCTATTCTCAACCAAAAGAAAAAAATGGAAGGACATGAAGCTGAATTCATCAATACCACCTATGGGGTATTTGTCGCTGCTGGCTAA
- a CDS encoding lipocalin family protein: protein MQRTFNLSMLISIMLLLLGAQQAFSQDQDDKKAAKTIAKVGKWECKKLQKDGREINIKGIAGIVTMEFRIRKDMKTEKFTDAKGNEKKKKVKEVINVFKMEMGGNDRIFNYNVKNDSVQFVGVNGWNDYRIVRVEKDEMVLEHNLDNSIYRWTMIPSPKDKPKKK, encoded by the coding sequence ATGCAAAGAACTTTTAATCTAAGTATGTTAATTAGTATAATGCTGTTGTTGTTAGGTGCTCAACAAGCATTTTCTCAGGATCAAGATGACAAAAAAGCAGCTAAAACAATTGCTAAAGTAGGCAAGTGGGAATGCAAGAAACTCCAAAAAGATGGCCGTGAAATCAATATCAAGGGGATTGCAGGAATTGTAACGATGGAGTTTCGGATTCGAAAAGATATGAAAACAGAAAAATTTACAGATGCAAAAGGGAATGAGAAGAAAAAAAAGGTAAAAGAGGTGATTAATGTCTTTAAAATGGAAATGGGGGGGAACGACCGTATTTTTAATTATAATGTCAAAAATGATTCTGTGCAGTTTGTTGGTGTGAATGGGTGGAACGATTATAGAATTGTACGTGTAGAAAAAGATGAGATGGTTTTGGAGCATAATTTAGACAACAGTATCTATCGTTGGACAATGATTCCTTCGCCCAAGGACAAGCCCAAAAAGAAATAA
- a CDS encoding DUF3124 domain-containing protein, translating to MKKYLYFLLIITFASSCHEEDHPSSLPTQNWSEKFIDIQQVDSLEYGKSYLSIYSQIYSADDKRVTNLTAMVSLRNTSDTDTIYLLSASYYDTYGALIRTYFDQPVFLSPMETTEIIIDLTDVSGGTGSNFLFEWKIPLGCPEPLFEGIMNSTKGQQGLSFSAQAKRIK from the coding sequence ATGAAAAAATATTTATATTTTCTACTTATCATCACGTTTGCTAGTTCTTGCCATGAAGAAGATCACCCGAGTTCACTTCCTACACAAAACTGGTCTGAAAAATTTATTGACATCCAACAGGTAGATTCGTTAGAATATGGGAAATCCTATCTTTCTATTTATTCTCAAATATACAGTGCAGACGATAAGCGAGTGACGAACTTAACAGCTATGGTTAGTTTGCGAAATACTAGTGACACAGATACTATTTATTTACTGAGTGCTTCTTATTACGACACATATGGAGCATTAATTAGAACTTATTTTGATCAACCTGTGTTCTTATCACCTATGGAAACAACAGAAATCATCATAGACTTAACAGATGTAAGTGGTGGAACGGGTTCTAATTTTTTATTTGAGTGGAAAATACCTTTGGGCTGTCCCGAACCTTTATTTGAGGGAATCATGAATTCAACCAAAGGGCAACAAGGTTTGTCTTTTTCAGCTCAAGCAAAACGAATAAAATAA
- a CDS encoding SMI1/KNR4 family protein → MKTVREYLQLIKDFYWEHAPYYKNLTFNPMTSIEIQDLEKKVGFSLHNELVEFLTYCDYRIDFEGGYVYENPATVLNNWSCSAELIDEGIFKDTVAFKEQHGFTNWKDKRLARKYCSKGWIPFCVDSGGNQLLVDHDPGPVGQVGQIVGMEFQDGQGPGYTTSSLSAYLADTYECLINYQWSTWDYGSEGNQLIEIDSYITPSNHKSDT, encoded by the coding sequence ATGAAGACAGTTAGAGAATATTTACAACTTATTAAGGATTTTTATTGGGAACATGCTCCTTATTACAAAAACCTTACATTTAATCCAATGACTTCGATCGAAATCCAAGATTTGGAAAAAAAAGTAGGTTTTAGCTTACACAATGAACTGGTTGAGTTTTTGACTTATTGTGATTATCGAATAGATTTTGAAGGCGGCTATGTTTATGAAAATCCTGCTACTGTTTTAAATAATTGGAGTTGTAGTGCGGAATTGATAGATGAAGGTATCTTCAAAGATACGGTTGCATTCAAAGAGCAGCATGGATTTACCAATTGGAAAGATAAGCGCCTTGCCCGAAAATATTGTAGTAAAGGTTGGATACCATTTTGTGTAGATAGTGGAGGCAATCAATTGCTAGTAGACCATGATCCTGGACCAGTTGGACAAGTAGGACAAATAGTGGGAATGGAATTTCAAGATGGTCAAGGACCAGGATATACAACGAGTAGTTTGAGTGCTTATTTGGCAGACACCTATGAATGTTTGATTAACTATCAATGGTCTACTTGGGATTATGGTAGCGAAGGAAATCAATTGATAGAAATAGATTCTTATATAACACCTTCGAATCACAAAAGCGATACTTGA